From Argopecten irradians isolate NY chromosome 2, Ai_NY, whole genome shotgun sequence, the proteins below share one genomic window:
- the LOC138316110 gene encoding uncharacterized protein, with product MKTFGLWLLLLVLMVILTAEADAKKRRRRIKFSIRVTFRRRNRARGRRDIEEMLTLPCDVRDYDTNKDDVISRMEWQRYITEFNPELDFTEYEDVIIEQLDTNGDGVLQVEEFFVDTRYKKDCI from the exons ATGAAGACGTTTGGGCTATGGTTGTTGCTGTTAGTCTTAATGGTTATATTGACTGCTGAAGCTGACGCAAAGAAGAGAAGGCGGAGAATCAAGTTTTCAATTAGAGTTACTTTTAGGAGGAGGAATCGTGCACGTGGTCGCCGCGAT ATCGAGGAAATGTTAACTCTTCCCTGTGACGTCAGAGACTACGACACTAATAAAGATGACGTCATCAGTCGAATGGAATGGCAGAGATACATAACAGAATTTAATCCAGAACTTGACTTTACAGAATACGAGGACGTTATCATTGAACAACTCGATACAAATG GAGACGGAGTTCTTCAGGTGGAGGAATTCTTTGTGGATACGAGATACAAAAAAGATTGCATATGA